One window of Aliarcobacter lanthieri genomic DNA carries:
- the traN gene encoding conjugal transfer protein TraN, with protein MFKKIGLIFFGLVTLINASSKCPDIQDLKQHNGHYYGITTNTMTFDEAKKFAESKGGYIAIPNNAAENTFLKSILGGRKGGWIGVYDPSYSASYSYSVGQKKNSSRFRDIKGNALSYSYWESSQPDNLVEEYDTYNGQQRVSPLGEHWVAMDGNSGRWWDYGNHFGIGNAKYYVLLEFDSVPTCFEDLSSNVTDTFTNKKCSTQIWDNKTGNLETGTIFDCRTDSYGNTYCPSALSQCGQEWDYDNGFSVAGVGQVVDYTDKEVHIEIVPANCNCGYYFSCQYGFLYNHFFTKTRAESESYFLQCVAQGGFGLNVGFYQCADGVEPKTIGMTTQNIQIPTDMSCKTEIATKKCSPGYTETTSSETSKGECKKTIEYTYYNYLCNNSKNEQGYNYTPINSGGNCNKIDSNNTTANPELTNPCNNSTPPVNNCKREKFMCQANKDRPCSFVDNSWQCSPFPCFGGNDIVPEGDVEGANDKNNDGWNENGMCDGQIYIFNGKDRRCRSSDTFFGLAGGGCCDKDKVFMGLIECKENEKLLAKQNKAELCTEIGEYCSKKINLGFAKICVQKSKGHCCFGSKLARFVHEQGRSQIGIEWGSPESPQCRGFTPEEFQKLDFSKIDLTGAFDMPEINQTDLTNKINNTVENFKNMVSSGNN; from the coding sequence ATGTTTAAAAAAATAGGATTAATTTTTTTTGGATTAGTAACTTTAATAAATGCTTCAAGTAAATGTCCAGATATACAAGATTTAAAACAACATAATGGACACTATTATGGAATAACAACTAATACTATGACTTTTGATGAAGCTAAAAAATTTGCTGAAAGTAAAGGAGGATATATAGCTATACCAAATAATGCTGCTGAGAATACTTTTTTAAAAAGTATTTTAGGTGGTAGAAAAGGTGGTTGGATTGGAGTTTATGATCCAAGTTATAGTGCAAGTTATTCATATTCAGTTGGGCAAAAGAAAAATTCTTCAAGATTTAGAGATATAAAAGGTAATGCTTTATCTTATTCCTATTGGGAAAGTTCACAACCAGATAATTTAGTTGAAGAATATGATACATACAATGGACAACAAAGAGTATCTCCTTTAGGAGAACATTGGGTAGCTATGGATGGAAATAGTGGAAGATGGTGGGATTATGGAAATCACTTTGGAATAGGAAATGCTAAATATTATGTTTTGTTAGAATTTGATTCTGTTCCTACTTGCTTTGAAGATTTATCATCAAATGTTACAGATACTTTTACAAATAAAAAATGTAGTACTCAAATATGGGATAACAAAACTGGTAACTTAGAAACTGGAACTATATTTGATTGTAGAACAGACAGTTACGGTAATACTTATTGCCCATCAGCATTATCACAATGTGGACAAGAATGGGACTATGATAACGGCTTTAGTGTTGCTGGAGTAGGGCAAGTAGTTGATTATACAGACAAAGAAGTTCATATTGAAATTGTACCTGCAAATTGTAATTGTGGATATTATTTTTCTTGTCAGTATGGGTTTTTGTATAATCATTTTTTTACAAAAACACGAGCAGAGTCAGAATCCTATTTTTTGCAATGTGTTGCTCAAGGTGGTTTTGGTTTAAATGTAGGCTTTTATCAGTGTGCCGATGGAGTTGAGCCAAAAACAATAGGAATGACTACTCAGAACATTCAAATACCTACAGATATGAGCTGTAAAACAGAGATAGCAACAAAAAAATGCAGTCCTGGCTATACAGAAACAACAAGTTCTGAAACTTCAAAAGGAGAATGTAAAAAGACTATAGAATATACTTACTATAACTATCTATGTAATAACTCAAAAAATGAACAAGGATATAACTATACTCCAATAAACTCTGGTGGAAATTGTAATAAAATAGATTCAAATAATACAACTGCCAATCCTGAACTTACTAATCCTTGTAATAACTCAACTCCTCCAGTAAATAATTGTAAAAGAGAAAAATTTATGTGTCAAGCAAATAAAGATCGTCCTTGCTCTTTTGTAGATAACTCTTGGCAATGTAGTCCATTTCCTTGTTTTGGTGGGAATGATATTGTTCCTGAAGGAGATGTAGAAGGAGCTAATGATAAAAACAATGATGGATGGAATGAAAATGGTATGTGTGATGGACAAATATATATATTTAATGGAAAAGATAGAAGATGTAGAAGTTCAGATACTTTTTTTGGATTAGCTGGTGGTGGTTGTTGCGATAAAGATAAAGTATTTATGGGATTAATAGAATGTAAAGAAAATGAAAAATTACTTGCAAAACAAAATAAAGCCGAATTATGTACTGAAATAGGTGAGTATTGTTCTAAAAAAATAAATCTTGGATTTGCAAAAATATGTGTTCAAAAATCTAAAGGACATTGTTGTTTTGGTAGTAAACTTGCAAGATTTGTACATGAACAAGGTCGTTCACAAATAGGAATAGAATGGGGAAGTCCTGAAAGTCCACAATGTAGAGGTTTTACTCCAGAGGAGTTTCAAAAATTAGATTTCTCAAAAATTGATTTAACAGGTGCTTTTGATATGCCAGAAATAAATCAAACAGATTTAACAAATAAGATTAATAATACTGTTGAAAATTTCAAAAATATGGTTAGTAGTGGAAATAATTAG